ATGAAACCGGGGAACATCGTCAACGGCCTGTCGGTCGACGTCGAAGACTGGTTCCAGGTGGGCGCTTTCGAAAACACGCTCAAGCGCGAAGACTGGGACGGCCTGGAACTGCGCGTCGGCGACAATGTAGCGCGTATCCTCGACCTGTTCGACGAGGCGGGCGTCAAGGCGACCTTCTTCACCCTTGGCTGGATTGCCGAACGCAACAAATCTGCCATGCGGTCCATCGTCGAACGCGGTCACGAACTCGCCAGCCACGGTTACGACCATACGCGCGTATTCACCTTCACGCGGAAGCAGTTTTCCGAAGATCTCGCGAAATCGCGCGCCATCCTCGAAGACGCGAGCGGGTGCGCTATCACCGGCTATCGCGCGCCGAGCTTTTCCATTGATGCGCGTAATCCATGGGCCCACGATGTGCTGGCCGAGCACGGATATACCTATTCATCCAGCGTCGCGCCGGTTGTACACGATCACTATGGCTGGCCCGATGCTCCGCGCTTTGCCTTCTATCCGGTTGCAGGCAGCGATCTCATCGAGATTCCCGTGACGACAGCCGTTCTCGCCAATCGCAGGCTTGCGGCCGGAGGCGGTGGCTTCTTCCGCGTCCTGCCTTACGGCTTCAGCCGCTGGGCCATCCGGCAGGTCAATCGGGCAGAAGGGCGCCCGGCGATCTTCTATTTCCACCCTTGGGAAATCGATCCGGAACAACCTCGCGTAGCCGGAGCGCCGC
This DNA window, taken from Qipengyuania seohaensis, encodes the following:
- a CDS encoding XrtA system polysaccharide deacetylase — encoded protein: MKPGNIVNGLSVDVEDWFQVGAFENTLKREDWDGLELRVGDNVARILDLFDEAGVKATFFTLGWIAERNKSAMRSIVERGHELASHGYDHTRVFTFTRKQFSEDLAKSRAILEDASGCAITGYRAPSFSIDARNPWAHDVLAEHGYTYSSSVAPVVHDHYGWPDAPRFAFYPVAGSDLIEIPVTTAVLANRRLAAGGGGFFRVLPYGFSRWAIRQVNRAEGRPAIFYFHPWEIDPEQPRVAGAPLRSRLRHYTNLSRMAGKLGGLLDDFSWGRMDEVAQIERARAMDWAA